In Treponema denticola, one genomic interval encodes:
- a CDS encoding Rrf2 family transcriptional regulator, with protein MKISVRFTAAIHTLLCIRYFEKDMRVTSDFISASTGVNAVIIRKILLQLQKAGLVETAAGIGGSHLAQAADKITLLDVYNAINEGEEERDIFNFHPKPNPKCPVGSKIHLVLDTKLDDAQKAMKDSLSKTTIADLSKDV; from the coding sequence GTGTATCCGGTATTTTGAAAAAGATATGCGTGTTACTTCGGATTTTATTTCTGCAAGCACGGGTGTAAATGCCGTTATCATAAGAAAAATTTTGCTTCAGTTACAAAAAGCGGGACTTGTAGAAACTGCCGCAGGTATTGGCGGATCGCACTTGGCTCAAGCTGCAGATAAAATAACGCTTCTCGATGTTTACAATGCAATCAATGAAGGCGAGGAAGAAAGGGATATTTTTAATTTTCATCCTAAGCCGAATCCTAAATGTCCTGTGGGAAGTAAAATTCATCTTGTGCTTGATACTAAATTAGATGATGCCCAAAAAGCAATGAAGGATTCGCTTAGCAAAACAACTATTGCCGATTTAAGTAAAGATGTTTAA